The region AACCTTATGAAATGCATCAAGTTGCTTTTCCAATTCAGGAAGCAAAAAACGATATTCCCCGCGCAAATACAAAAATCCCTCTTTAGCATTGATAACCTTAGCACAAATGGCCATTCCACCAAAAACCTTCTGAGGAACTTTAAATAAAATTTCGCGATCCTTAAATGTTCCAGGCTCTCCTTCATCTGCATTACACACAATATACTTATCGGGATCGGCCTGTTCGCTTGTGAATTTCCATTTAAGTGCAGTAGGGAAACCAGCACCACCACGACCTTTTAAGCCGGATTCAAGAAGTTCATTAATAATATCATCATTAGCACGTTGATAGGTCGATTTTAGAATATCCTTTAGGTTACAATCCTGATCGAAGATAAGGTCAACGCGACGTAAAAAGTTATTTGACATGGTATAATCTCCTATACTTTACTTTATCATGTATTCATTAATAATTTCTCGAACCTTCTCGGGTGTTAACTCGGTATAAGCCTCATCGTTAACAAGCATTGCAGGCCCCTTGTGACACCATCCTAGGCAGTTCGTTTCGAGTAAGGAAAATTTTCGATTCTGAGTAGTTTCACCAATCTTAATTTTCAAAATATCCTCTAACTCTTGTATAATTAAATTCTTTCCCTTCATTGCGCAGGATATAGTCCTACAAACTCTGATTACATATTTTCCACGAGGCTGAGTATCGAGAAAACTATAAAACGTAGCTGTTCCGTAAACCTTTGCCGCAGAAATGTCCAATTCCCGAGCTATCTCGGTCATTGCCTCGCTTGAAATGTAGCGCTCCTCTTGCACAACGCCTTGAAGAATGGGGATCAAACTCTCCCTTACTCTTCCATGCTTATCAGCAAGTTTTTTTACCAATTCTTTAGTTTCCGTCATAATTCAATTTTTTAAAAACAACTTTTGTTATTTTATTAACACTGTTACATTGTTAACAAATCAATTATTTATAACAAATTGATTTTCTTGCATAAATATAATAACAAGTTTGAATTAACAAAGTGATTAATGTCAGTTTTTAATGCAGATTTAAGACCAAAACTTCAATTTAGAAACATTCAAATCAGTTTATACAAATAAGTGTAAGTTAGGGGCACACTTTAATAGCATGAGAACCTTGATATCTGAAATATACAATAAAAAAGCCCAACCAATGGTTGGGCTTAAATATTACCTCGAAAAGTTTATTGAATAACAGTCATCTCATTTATCAGATTTTCAGCCCCAGCATACCTATCGATCACAAATAATGCATACCGAATATCTAGCGCAATATTACGGCAAAAGTTGGGATCGAACATCACGTCGCTCATGGTACTCTCCCAGCAACGATCGAAGTTTATACCAATTAGGTAACCATTAGCATCGAGTACCGGACTGCCGGAGTTCCCCCCTGTAGTATGATTTGTTGCAATAAATGCAACGGGAACGGTACCATTTACACCATACCGCCCAAAATCTTTTTTATTGTATAAATCAATCAATTTTTGTGGAGGCCTATAATCAGGAATATCGGTTTGGGTCGATTTTTCCATAATTCCATCAATTGTGGTATAGTAACTATAGACAACACCATCCTTTGGCTCAAAACCTTCTACTTTTCCATAGGTGAATCGCAAGGTTGAATTAGCATCAGGGAAAAAGTGCTTATCTGCCTCCATCTTCATTAAACCGTTAACATAAGATCGATACATAATATCTAGGCTATCGTTGATCTCAAAATATCGGTCTTTAACTTTATCGTTGTATAGATTCTCGAATTGCGAATAAATACTATAAATATTATCCGCCTGAAAAAGACGCGCATTTGTGCTGTCTAATCCGCTAAGCAAGGTAAATACCCTTAAACTATCAGAAAAAATTGTTTGGCTGTATACATCGCCAGCCATCTGCATCCAATTCCCCTTATAGTTCTTATAAAGTTTTTCGAGAAAATCGGGCTGATAATTCACAGGAACTTGCTCATAGTATGACTTCATCATTGCTGCAAAAACCTCAACATCTACTTTAGCCTCAAAATCTTTATAAAATCTATTTGCATAATTGACTAAGTTCATTTTTGCAGCTTCGAATTTTGCAGTATCGCGCGAAACCTCAATAGCTTCCGATATAGCCCGGTCGAAACGGGAGGCAAAATTGATTAACTCTACAGCATATACCGCCTCATTCCGATAATCAGCAACCAACGATAATGGGGTTAATTCCCCGTAAAGTCTTTTAAAATTTGGCAATAAATTTCCGTATTGTTTTTTTAGTTCTGCAGATTTATCGACCCATGCTGAATACATATTTTCTAACTCTCGCTTTTTGGAAACAGCATCTAGCCTTCGCAAGCCAATAGTTTCGCCAATCCATTTTTTCCAAGCATTGGCAACGCTAGCGTGCTTACTTGCATACTTAATACGAATAGTATCATTGGAAGCCATATAATTATTAAAGATAGAAAGTCGGGTATTCCTCAAGTTTATCTTATGAGGATTAGTCTGATTGATCAGCA is a window of Tenuifilaceae bacterium CYCD DNA encoding:
- a CDS encoding NADH dehydrogenase; translated protein: MTETKELVKKLADKHGRVRESLIPILQGVVQEERYISSEAMTEIARELDISAAKVYGTATFYSFLDTQPRGKYVIRVCRTISCAMKGKNLIIQELEDILKIKIGETTQNRKFSLLETNCLGWCHKGPAMLVNDEAYTELTPEKVREIINEYMIK
- the dpp11 gene encoding Asp/Glu-specific dipeptidyl-peptidase; translation: MRKIVSTFLLMAVVAINSFADEGMWLPMLIGKNIDQMQKMGFKLTAEDVYSVNRSSLKDAIVQFGGGCTAELISPEGLIITNHHCGFSSIQQHSSVEHDYLTNGFWAMSKQEELSNPGLTVRFLVRMEDVTAQVLNGVNSDMVDVDRQKIINDNIKAISAKVEVEGVGYKSVIRPMYYGNEYYLFLYEEFSDVRLVGAPPESIGKFGGDTDNWVWPRHTGDFSLFRIYADKNNKPAVYSPDNVPYKPKKFLPISMKGVKEGDFTLVYGFPGRTQQFLTSDAVELLINQTNPHKINLRNTRLSIFNNYMASNDTIRIKYASKHASVANAWKKWIGETIGLRRLDAVSKKRELENMYSAWVDKSAELKKQYGNLLPNFKRLYGELTPLSLVADYRNEAVYAVELINFASRFDRAISEAIEVSRDTAKFEAAKMNLVNYANRFYKDFEAKVDVEVFAAMMKSYYEQVPVNYQPDFLEKLYKNYKGNWMQMAGDVYSQTIFSDSLRVFTLLSGLDSTNARLFQADNIYSIYSQFENLYNDKVKDRYFEINDSLDIMYRSYVNGLMKMEADKHFFPDANSTLRFTYGKVEGFEPKDGVVYSYYTTIDGIMEKSTQTDIPDYRPPQKLIDLYNKKDFGRYGVNGTVPVAFIATNHTTGGNSGSPVLDANGYLIGINFDRCWESTMSDVMFDPNFCRNIALDIRYALFVIDRYAGAENLINEMTVIQ